Proteins from a single region of Urocitellus parryii isolate mUroPar1 chromosome 4, mUroPar1.hap1, whole genome shotgun sequence:
- the LOC144254466 gene encoding hsc70-interacting protein has translation MDPRKVSELRAFVKMCKQDPSVLHTEEMRFLREWVESMGGKVPPATHKPKSEENTKEEKTDSKKSEENIKRDEPSSEESDLEIDNEGVIEPDTDAPQEMGDENAEITEEMMDQANEKKGAAIEALNDGELQKAIDLFTDAIKLNPRLAILYAKRASVFVKLQKPNAAIRDCDRAIEINPDSAQPYKWRGKAHRLLGHWEEAAHDLALACKLDYDDDASAMLKEVQPRAQKIAEHRRKYERKREEREIKERIERVKKAREEHERAQREEEARRQAGAQFGSFPGGFPGGMPGNFPGGMPGMGGGMPGMAGMPGLNEILSDPEVLAAMQDPEVMVAFQDVAQNPANMSKYQSNPKVMNLISKLSAKFGGQA, from the coding sequence ATGGATCCCCGCAAAGTGAGCGAGCTTCGGGCCTTCGTGAAAATGTGTAAGCAGGATCCGAGCGTCCTGCACACCGAGGAGATGCGCTTCCTGAGAGAGTGGGTGGAGAGCATGGGGGGTAAAGTACCACCTGCTACTCATAAACCTAAATCAGAAGAAAAtaccaaggaagaaaaaacagataGCAAGAAGTCGGAAGAAAACATTAAGAGAGATGAGCCATCAAGTGAGGAAAGTGATCTAGAAATTGATAATGAAGGTGTGATTGAACCAGACACTGATGCTCCTCAAGAAATGGGAGATGAAAATGCGGAGATAACAGAGGAGATGATGGAtcaagcaaatgaaaagaaaggggCTGCCATTGAAGCCCTGAATGATGGTGAACTACAGAAAGCCATTGACTTGTTCACAGATGCTATCAAGCTAAATCCTCGCTTGGCCATTCTGTATGCCAAGAGAGCCAGTGTCTTCGTCAAATTACAGAAGCCAAATGCTGCCATTCGAGACTGTGACAGAGCCATTGAAATAAATCCTGATTCAGCTCAGCCTTACAAGTGGCGAGGGAAAGCCCACAGACTTTTGGGCCACTGGGAAGAAGCAGCCCATGATCTTGCTCTTGCCTGTAAACTGGATTATGATGATGATGCTAGTGCAATGCTGAAAGAAGTTCAACCACGGGCCCAGAAAATTGCTGAACATCGGAGAAAATATGAGCGAAAACGTGAAGAGCGAGAgatcaaagaaagaatagaaagagtTAAGAAGGCTCGAGAAGAACATGAGAGAGcccagagggaggaagaagcCAGACGACAAGCAGGAGCTCAGTTTGGCTCTTTTCCAGGTGGCTTTCCTGGAGGAATGCCTGGTAATTTTCCTGGAGGAATGCCTGGAATGGGAGGGGGCATGCCTGGAATGGCAGGAATGCCTGGGCTCAATGAAATTCTTAGTGATCCGGAGGTTCTTGCAGCCATGCAGGATCCAGAAGTTATGGTGGCCTTCCAGGATGTGGCCCAGAACCCagcaaatatgtcaaaatatcaaAGCAACCCAAAGGTTATGAATCTCATCAGTAAATTGTCAGCCAAATTTGGAGGTCAAGCGTAA